From the genome of Aggregicoccus sp. 17bor-14:
GCCGGCGTCCAGGCCGCGCCGCTTGTCCTCGGGAGAGGCGAGCGAGGAGAGGATGATCACCGGGATGCGCGCGAGCGAGGCGGTGCTCTTGAGCCGGCGCGTGAGGCTGAAGCCGTCCAGCTTGGGCATCTGCACGTCGGAGAGGATGAGATCGTAGCTCGCAGCCTGGGCCTTGGCGTACGCCTCCTCGCCGTCCTGCGCCTCCTCCACGTTGTGGCCGAGCGCCTTCACCAGCGCGCTCTCGGTGGCGCGCGCGATGGGCGAGTCGTCCACCAGCAGCACGCGCAGCCGCTTCGTCGCGGGCGCCTGGGTGACGGGGCGTGCCATGCGGCGCACCTCGGTCATGATGTCCGGCACGTGCAGCAGCACCGCGATGCGCCCGTCCTCGAGCGCCGCAGTGCCTGCGATAAAGGGCGCGCCCTTGAGGAACTCGCCGCCGCAGGGCTTCACGGCCACCTCGCGCTCGTCCACGAAGCCGTCCACCACCAGGGCGGCCTCGTCGGCGCCGTGGCGCACCACCACCGCCGGGGGGCGGTCGAAGCGGTTGCCGCCGTTGAGGCCCAGCAGGGGCCCCAGCGCGACGAGCGCGGTGGGCTTGCCGCGGTGCTTCACCGCGAGCGTGCCGAACACCTCGAGCCGGTCCTCGGGCTTGAGGCGGATGACCGCCTCCACGTCCGCCGCGGGGATGCCGTAGACGTCGTCGCCCAGGCGCACCAGCAGCACCTTCATGAGCGCGAGCGACTGGGGCAGGCGCAGCGACACGGTGAGGCCGCGGCCCAGCCGGCTCTTGAGCGACACGGAGCCACCCAGGGACTCCACCTTGCGCTTCACCACGTCCATGCCCACGCCGCGCCCGGAGATCTCGCTGACCTCCTCGCGGGTGGAGAAGCCGGGGCGGAACACGAGCTCGATCGCCTCGCGCTCGCTGAGCGCGTCCGCCTGCGCCTGGGTGAGCAGGCGCTTGGACACGGCGCTCGCCCTCACGCGGTCGGGGTCGATGCCGCGCCCGTCGTCGTCCACCTCGAGGTGCAGCATCTCGCCGTCCACGCGGGCGCGGATGCGCACCCGGCCGGTGGCGGGCTTGCCCAGCTGGGTGCGCAGGTCCGCGCTCTCCAGGCCGTGGTCCACCGCGTTGCGCAGCAGGTGCACCATCGCATCGCGCACGTCGGCGAGCATGGAGCGGTCCACGCCGGCGTCGCTGTTCTCGATGACGAGGTCCACCTCCTTGCCCTGCTGGCGGCTCAGGTCGCGCACGGCGCGCGGGAAGGCGTCGAACACGCTGGCGAGCGGCACCAGGCGCGCGTCGGCCACGTGGTCCGCGAGGATGGCGAGGCTGCCGTGCAGGGTGTTCACCCCGTCCTCGTTGCGGCGCACGAAGCGGAACGCGTCGTCGCGCAGCATGTGCAGGTCGCTCTCGAGCCGGTCCAGCTGCGCGCGCTCCTCGGCCTGCAGCTGCAGCTGCTCACCGAAGTGCAGGAAGCGGTCGGAGATGCGGCTGAAGCGCTCGAGGATCTGCGCCATGTCCTCGCCGCGCAGCTGGTTGCGCGCGCTCTCCACGAGCAGGTCGCCCGCGAGCAGGCCCAGCGCGTCCAGCGTCTCCACGTTCACGCGGATGGTGCGATCCGCGACCGGGTTCGCCTTGGCCGCGGCCGCGTCCTCCGCGGCGGCCGGTGCCTGTACCGGAGCCGCAGGAGCCGCGACGGGCGCGGGCGCCGCCTGGACCGGCGGAGGCGCGGGCGCCGCGGGCTTCGGCGCCGGAGCGGGCGCTGCGGCCTTGGCGGCCGCGGGCTTGGGGCCCAGGTGCGGGATGGGGCTGCCCGAGGCCGCCGCGAGCGCGGCGCACATCTCCTCGGTGGCCGAGGTGCCCGTGTGGGCGCTGGGCATGTCCTCGACGAGGTCCGAGAGCACGTCGCAGGCGCGCAGGAGCAGGTCGGTGGCCACGGCGGTGGCCGTCTTGCCCTCGCGCTCGCTGCGCAGCACGTCCTCGGCCGCGTGGGCGAGCTGCCCGATGGCGCCGAGGCCCAGCATGCGGGCCTCGCCCTTCATCGTGTGCAGCTCGCGCGCGACGTCGTCCGCGGCCTGCGCGGCCGTGGGCTTCTCGAGGTCGATCACGCCGAGCTGGATCTTCTGCAGCCGGTCGGCGGTGATCTCCTGGAACTTCTTCAGCAGTGACTTCTTGAGGGCCTCGGTGTCCATGGCAGAAGGGGCGACGGGTGCCGCTCGCCCCTCCCCTCTCCCTAGTCGGCCTTGAAGCGCTTGATGAGCTCCGCGAGGCGGCCCGCGAGCCCGGTGAGCTCGGAGGCGGCGCCCGTGGCCTGCTTGGAGGCCTGCGTCGTCTGGCGGGTCACGTCCTCGATCTCGGCCATGCTCGCCACCACCTGCTCGGTGGCGGTGCGCTGCTGCTGGGTCGCGAGGTTGATGACGCGCGCCGCGTCACTGGTCTCCTGCACGCCGGAGAGGATGCCCTCCACGGCCTGCGCGGCCACCGCGCCCAGGCGCTCGCCGCTCTCGGTGGCGCTCTTGGAGGCGTCCGCCGCACCGGCCGCGGCGGCCGTGGCCTCGCGGATCTCGGTGATCAGGTTCTTGATCTCCTTGGTGGAGTCCAGGACGTTCTCCGCGAGGCGGCGCATCTCGGCCGCCACGATGGAGAAGCCCTTGCCGGCCTCACCCGCCCGGCTGCCCTCGAGCGCCGCGTTGAGCGCGAGCAGGTCCGAGCGGTCGGCGATCTCGTCGATCACCTCGACCACCGTGCCGATGCGCTCCACGCGCTTGCTGAGCTTGGTGATGGAGTCCGCCACCGCGACGCCGTCGCTGCGGATCTGCTGCATCGCCTGGATGAACTCACCGATGGCGCCGCGGCCCGCGCGCGCCGCGCCCAGGGTCTCCTCCGCCACGCGGGCGACCGCGCCGGCGTTCTCGGCGATCTGCGCGCTCGCGTGCTTGAGCTCCTCCATGGTGGCGGTGGTCTCGTGGATCGCCGCCGCCTGCTCCGTGGACGAGGTCTCGTGCTGGGTGCTGGCCGCGAGCACCTGGTTCGCGGACGAGGAGAGCCGCAGGGCGGCCTCGTTGATCTCGCGCACGAAGGTGCGCAGCGTCTCGATCACCTTGCCGAAGCCCTCGAGCAGGGGCCCGAGCTGCGCGTCCTCGGTGCTGGTGTTCCAGCGCGAGAGGTCACCCTCGCGCACCAGCATGATCAGCGCGTCGATGGCGCGGTCGATCTCCTGCGAGGCCACCTGCTTGCGGTGCTCCGCGATCGACATCTGGTCGACGAAGCGGTTGAAGAGCTGCGCGATCTGCGCGGCCTGGCCATCCAGGCCCTCCGCGGGGGCGCGCGCCGTCCAGTCGCCGGAGAGCGTACGGGTGAGCGCGTCCGCGATGGCGGCGAGGCCGGGGTCGGCCGCGGAGACCACGTTCGTGGTCTTGGGAGCAGCCGCCTTGGCGGCGGAGCTCGCCTTCTTGGGGGCGCGGCCCTTGGCCGCAGGCTTCGCGTTGGGGGTGTCGAGGGACATGTGAGTCGGTGCCTTCCTTCAGACTGCAGAATTCACGGTTTCAGCGAGATCGATGAGCAGCACGGGGGCGGAGTCCTGCGCGGGGTCCTCCGCCGCATCCAGGCACAGCCCCACCGCGTAGGGCGGTGCGCCGGCCGGGGGCGGCATGCGCCGCAGGGCGTTGAGCGGCACGGGGCGCACGCCGCGCACCGCGTCCACGCGCAGGTGGCCCTCGCCCTCGGGGAGCTGGAACACCAGCGCGCGCGCGCCCTGGCGCAGCACTCCCAGCTCGGGCACGGAGAAGTCGTCGGGCAGCGCGCGGTCGATGCGCAGCACCTGGGAGGCGTCCGCGCCGTACACGGCGTTGCCCACCTCGAAGAAGAGCAGGTCCACCTGTTCGGCCGCGACCTCCGCGTCCGCGCGCACGTCGCTCACCGGGCCACCGCCCGCTGACGCGCCGTCTGCAGCAGCTTGGGGAAGTTGAGCAGGCTGAAGCCCTCGCTGGCGCTCGCGCCCTGCACCACGCCGAGCAGGTGCTCGGCGGCGGAGTCCCCGCCCAGCGGCGGCGGCAGGATGTCCGAGACGTAGAAGCGCTTGAGGCCGAGCACCGCGTCCGCGACGACGCCGGCGACGAAGGCGCCGCTCGCGCCGACGAAGAGCCGCGTGCGCGGACCGATGCGCGCCTCGCCCTTGCCGAGGAAGCGCAGGATGTCCACCACGGGGAGGACCTCGCCGCGGTGACCGGTGACGCCCATGACGTAGGCGGGGGTGCGCGGCAGGGGCGTGAGCAGGCCTGCGCGCAGCACCTCGAGCACGTTCTCGCTCGGCACGGCGAGCCGCAGCTCACCGAGACGGAAGCAGAAGAACTCCTGGTCCGGACGCGCCTGGGCCACGGTGGCACGATCAGGGGCGTTGCGGAGCGCGCGCTGAAGGGGTGTGGTGATCAAGGCAGCGAAGTATCCGGAACTCAGTTGCGGCCGGTCAAGCAAGGGGCCGAGTTTCGCGTGGTGGGCCCCACCCCAACGGTGTAGGGTTGGTAGGCTATTCCAGAGGAGAGCGATGTCCCGCGTACTCGTCATCGATGACAGCCCCATGCTGGTGGAGCTCACGGTGGGCGCCCTGAACTCGGCCGGATACCAGGCGAGTGGTGCGCTCGACCTGGCGAGCCTCGAGCAGCGCCTCGTGGAGGGGCCCTACGTCCTCATCCTGATGGACGTGAACATGCCGGAGATGTTCGGCGACGACGTCGTGGAGTACCTCCGCACACAGAAGAAGGTTCAGTCCAAGCTGGTGCTCTACTCCGACATCCCGGAGGCGGAGCTCGCCGCGAAGGCCCGCGCCTCGGGGGCGGACGGCTACATCCTCAAGGGCGGCGGCCTCGAGGCCGTGCTCGCCGGGGTGACCCAGCTCGCGGGTCCTCCGAAGGGCGCTCCCGCCGCCGCGGCCGCTCCGGCCGCCGCCGCGCCTGCGGCCGCCGCCGCCGCGCCGGCCGCGCCCAAGCCCGGCGCGCGCAAGCCGCGCATCCTCATCGTGGACGACAGCGAGATGACCGCCCGCATCATCGAGGCGGACCTCGTCACCAAGGGCTTCGAGGTGCACGTCGCCGACACGGCGGACAAGGCCACGAAGATCATCCTCAAGAAGCAGACCCGTCCGGACCTGGTGCTCCTGGACGTGCGCATGCCCAACGTGGACGGCGAGCAGTTCTGCCGCTTCATCAAGAGCAACAGCCTCTTCAAGGGCATCAAGGTGCTGCTGTGCTCGGGCGAGGAGCCCGCGGAGCTGCAGCGCATCTGCCGCGAGGCGGGCGCGGACGGCTACGTGCCCAAGGACGCGGTGCTCAGCAAGGTGGTCGCGAGCGAGCTGCCACCCTCGAGCAGCGAGGGCTGAGGCCCCCGCTGCACTCCGCACAGCGGCCGCGCTTCAGGCGCTGCGCTGTGCGCCCGCGGCGTTGTGGCGCTCCTGCAGGCCGCGCGAGAAGTTGCCGATGATGAGCCCCGGGCGCGCCTCCTTCAGGCGGCGCAGCAGCTCGCGGATGCCCACCGGCTCGCCGCCCGCCCCCACCCCGCGCGCCACCTCGATGTACTGCAGCGGATCGATGGCGAGCGGCCGGGTCTGCACCTGGTCCACGCGGTAGCGGCACACGAGGTTCTCCAGCGCCTGCACCTCGCCCTCGCGGTCGGTCACGCCGGGGAAGAGCAGCAGGTTGAGCGAGAGGTAGGCGCCGCGCTCGCGGGCGAGCGCGATGGAGCGCTCCACGTCCTCCCAGGTGTACTTCACCGGCTTGTAGTAGGCCTCGTAGAGCCCCTTGGTCGCCGCGTTGAGCGAGACGCGCACCGCGTCCAGGCCCGCGTCGAGCAGGGCCTCGAGCCCGTGGGTGAGGCTCGCGTTGGTGTTGATGTTGATGGAGCCCACGGGGGTGTGGGCGCGCATGTAGCGGATGGCCTCGGCGATCTGCTTGTAGCGCGTGAGCGGCTCGCCCTCGCAGCCCTGCCCGAAGCTGACCATGGTGCGGCCCGGCGCGTGCTGCAGGTGGTAGAGCCCGATTTTGCCCATCTCCTCGCCGCTGGGCCCGTCGTCCATGCGCTCGTGGCTCGCGGGCGGCCCGTCCGCGGGCTGGTCCGAGATGCAGCCCACGCAGCGCGCGTTGCACATGACGGAGGCCGGGATGGCGCCCTCGTCGCGCGCGTAGAAGATGTTCTGGCTGGTGAAGCAGCGGTACAGCAGCGCGCAGGTCTTGAGCTGCTTGAGCACGCGGTTGTCCGGATAGCGCGCGAGGTGCGCGTCCACCGCCTTCTTCAGGTCCGGCGTGGAGTAGAGCTGGGGATCCCAGTGGCCGCGGCGGTCGGTATGGATGGCCCAGGCGACCGCGCCCTCCTCGCCCCAGGCGGCGGCGGTGTAGGCCCACTGCGGGAGCACGGGGCCGCCCTCCCCCTTCACCTCGCCGGGGAGGAAGGTGCGGGTGTAGCCGGGGGGCAGCAGCGCGCCCACGGCGTTGGGGACGAAGCGCTTGCCGTCCACGGTGAACTCGCGCACGAGCTCGAGCTCGCCGGTCTCCGGGTGCATGCCGACCGGCAGGCGGCCCGGCAGGTGGACGAGCCGGCCCGCCTCGGGCAGCGGGATGGGGCGATCCTGCGGCGGGACGAGGTCCTCGCCGCTGCGCAGGGTGGCCACGAGGTAGGGGTGCTCGAGCACGCGGCCCTTGGGGTCCGCGACGAGCAGCTTGGGAAGAGACGCCATGCGCGTCTAACTACCACCGGGGCCGCGCTACTTCGACCCGCGTGTGCGCCCGCCCGGGCGCCCCCCTTGGCGGAGGAGGCAGAGGGGTCACCGCTGCCCCGTCGCACATGACGCGGCGCGTGGCCCCGGCTTGCCTTGACTCTCCCCTTCGGGGGGATACGGTGCGCCACCATTTTTTGCCCCGGAGGGCTGCTGTGATCGTCGGAGTTCCCAAAGAGATCAAGACCCGTGAGAACCGCGTCGGAATGATTCCGGCGGGTGTGGCCGCGCTCAAGCGTGGGGGCCACACGGTGCTGGTCGAGAAGGGCGCGGGCATCGGCTCGGGCATCTCGGACCAGGACTACGTGCGCGTGGGCGCTGAGATCGTGAAGAGCGTGGACGAGGTCTGGAGCCGCGCCGAGATGATCGTGAAGGTGAAGGAGCCGATCGCGCCCGAGTACGAGCGCATGCAGAACGGCCAGATCGTCTACACCTACTTCCACCTGTCCGGCGTGGACCCCGAGCTCACCAAGGTGCTGCTCAAGAAGAAGGTGAGCGCGGTCGCGTACGAGACCATCCAGCTCGACGACGGCAGCCTCCCCCTGCTCAAGCCGATGAGCGAGGTGGCCGGCAAGATGGCCATCCAGGTGGGCGCCGCGAGCCTCGAGAAGCACGCGGGCGGCAAGGGCATCCTGCTGGGCGGCGTGCCCGGCGTGCGCCGCGCGAAGGTGACCATCATCGGCGGCGGCGTGGTGGGCATCAACGCCGCGAAGGTGGCCGTGGGCATGGGCGCCGAGGTCACCATCCTCGACGTGAACCTGGAGCGCCTCACCTACCTCGACGACATCTTCATGGGCCGCGCGGCCGTGATGGCATCCGACAGCGAGAACATCGCGAAGTCGGTGCGCGAGAGCGACCTGGTGGTGGGCGGCGTGCTCATCCCCGGCGCCGCGGCGCCGAAGCTGGTCACCGAGGCGCTCATCAAGGAGATGAGCGCGGGCTCGGTGGTGGTGGACGTGGCGGTGGACCAGGGCGGCTGCATCGAGACCTGCAAGCCCACCACGCACGACAAGCCCACCTTCATCCTGCACGACGTGGTGCACTACTGCGTGGCGAACATGCCGGGCGCGGTGCCCCAGACCTCCACCTTCGCGCTCAACAACGCGACGCGGCCCTACGCGACCCGCATCGCGAACCTCGGCCTGCACGAGGCGCTGCGCCAGGACCGCGCGCTGCTCAAGGGCCTCAACACCCACGGCGGCCAGGTGACGTACGAGGCCGTGGCGCGCGACCTCGGCTACGACTACGTGCCGGCCGAGCAGGCGCTCGCCTCCGGCGGCAAGAAGGCGCAGAAGGCCGCGAAGCCCGCCGCCAAGCGCGCTTCCCGCTAGAATCACCTGCTGAAACCCGCCCGGGAATAAAGAAGCCCGGGCGGGGTCTGTAGGGCATGCGAGGGGCCGGGCGCTCGGCCCCCCGCGGCGAACAGGGTTGTTGCCCAGGATGTTCCCGTGCATACATTGACGGTTAAGACACAACCTAATCGCCAGTAGTTACGGGCCCTTGGAAGGCGGGAGCATGCTGGACTTCAGGCAACCCAACCGGACGAAGCAGGAATTCGAGGAGCTGGCGCTCGCGCACCTGGACCCGCTCTACTCTGCGGCGCTCCGGCTGACGAAGAACGAGCGCGACGCCGAGGACCTCGTGCAGGACACCTGCATGCGCGCCTACCGCTTCTTCGACAAGTTCGAGCGCGGGACCAACATCAAGGCGTGGCTCTTCAAGATCCTCACCAACACCTTCATCAACCGCTACCGGCGCAAGGTGAAGGAGCGCAGCGTGGTGGAGGGCGTGGAGCGCGAGGCGGTGCACGAGCGCTTCGTGTCCCGCGACGCGACCGACTTCGCCGCGAACCCGGAGCAGTACTTCTTCGACCGGCTCCTCTCGGATGACGTGCTGCGCGCGATCGACTCGCTGCCCATCGACTTCCGGCTGGTGGTGATCCTCGCGGACCTGCAGGAGTTCTCCTACAAGGAGATCGCCGAGATCCTCGAGTGCCCGGTGGGCACCGTGATGAGCCGGCTGTTCCGCGGCCGCAAGCTGCTGCAGAAGACGCTCAAGGAATACGCAGAGGGCCAGGGTGTCTTCCGGGAGAACGGCCACCCGGTGCCCGCGCCGGCGGATCTGGACGAGTACCGGCGCAGGAAGAAGACCGGGTAGTCGCCGGTTGGTGGTGCCCGACGCAGCCCATCCCCGAGCGCGAATGACCTGCCAGGAACTCGACTCCTTCCTCTACCCCTACCTCGACGGCGAGTTCCAGCCGGACGAGCGCCTCGAGGTCGAGGCGCACCTGAGCACCTGCGCGGCCTGTGCGCAGCGGGTGCACACCGAGGCGCAGGTGCAGCAGGCGCTGCGCCGCGCGGCGCGCCACGCGGTGAGCAGCACCCGGGCGCCGGATGCGCTGCGCGCCTCGCTGCAGGGGGGACTGAGGCAGGAGGTGCGGCGCGCGCAGCAGGCGGTGTGGCTGCGGGCGAGCTGCGTGATGCTCGCGGTGGCCACGGCGGGCGGCGCCTGGATGGCGCTGCGCCCCGAGGCGCAGCAGCGCTTCGTGGATGACGCGGCGAAGCGGCACGCGAAGCGGCTGCCGGTGGAGATCGCGGACACCACCCCGGAGAGCGTGGAGGCCTGGTTCGGCGGCAAGCTGGATCACCGCGTCTCCGTTCCGCGGCTGCCCAACACCACCCTCTCCGGCGCGCGCATCTCCAACGTGACGGACCGGCCCGCGGCGTACATCAGCTACGAGGCGCAGCCTGCGCGCGCGGACGCGCCGCCCCGGCGCATCGGGCTCTTCGTGTTCGACGACGCGCAGCGCGAGATCAAGGCGAACGATCTCGCGGCCGCCGAGGTCGACTCGAGCCACGGCTACAACGTGGCCGTGTGGCGCGACCGGGAGATCGTCTACGAGCTCGTCACGGACCTGGACGAGTCGGACATCCGCAAGATGCTCGCGGACAAGGCGGCGGCAGCAGCGGACGCGAGCAGCGCGCCGCGCGTGGCCGATGCCCCCAAGCCGCAGATGGCTCCCGGCGTCGCGGTGAGCCCCGTGGTGCACACCACGGCGCAGTAGCTCCCCGAGGCCTTCTGCGCTGAGCCTGGCCGCCTGCACGGCAGCCGTCGGTGCGGGAGCGTCCAGGCAGGCGCAACATTGACGGTCCCAGAGGCTGCCGATAGCCTCGCGGCGCTGCTTCCCCGTCGCACGCGGAGCGCTTTTTCGCGCCCTACACCCCGAGCGGGGCTGCCCTCATGTCCAAGAAAATCCTGATCGTCGAAAGTGATACCGCCCTCTCCGCAACCCTGCGCCGAGCGCTGGAGGCGCGGGGCTTCTCGGTGGACGAGACCACCGACGGCAAGGGCAGCGTCGAGCAGGTGCGGCGGGATCGCCCGGAGCTGGTGGTGCTCGCGGTGGAGCTGGGCGCGGGCCAGAACGGCTACCTCATCTGCGGCAAGCTGAAGAAGGACGACGATCTCAAGGGCGTGCCGATCATCATCACCGGCAACCCGGACGGCTTCGCGCAGCACCGCAAGCTCAAGGCGCACGCGGACGACTACGTCTCGCGCCCGGTGGACGCGGACCTGCTGGTGGAGCGCGTGGGCGCGCTGATCGGCTTCCCGCCGGCCCCCGAGGGCGAGGCGGAGCTGGTGGAGGACGGGCTGGACCTGCCCGGCCTCGACGAGCCCCTTTCGGCCGACGGGCTGGGCGACTTCGGCGGTGAGGAGATCTCCGTGGAGTCCGGCGACGCCGCGGCCCCGGCCGCCGCGGGCGACACCGAGCTGGACATGCTCGACGCCGCCTTCGACGACATCTCCACCACGGTGGACACCACCGAGCTGGAGAACCACCTGGACGGCGGGCTCGCCGGCAGCGCGCTGGAGATCGACGCGGGCGAGGAGCCCGTGGTCGCGCCTCCCGAGGGCGCGATGGAGGAGGTGGACAGCCTGCCTCCGCTCGAGTCGGTGGCCGGCACGGATGACGACGGCGCGCTGGACGTGTTCGAGGAGGAGCTCCACGCCGAGCCGCCCGCGGCGCCCCCTCCGGCGCCGGTCGCCGAGCGGCCCGCGCCCGCCCCGCTGCGCGCCGTTGCGGCGCCCCTGGCCGCGGCCTCCCTCGGCGCTTCCCTGCCCCGCACGGGCGCGCCTGCGGCCGGCCTGAGCGCCGCGGACGCGGCCGAGCTGCGCTCGCTGCGCGCGCGCGTGGTGGAGCTGCAGGGCGCGCTCGAGGACGCGCAGGCCCAGGCGGGCAGCGCCGAGGAGCGCTCGCGCGCGCTCGAGGCGGACCTGGAGGCGCGCTCCGCGGAGCTCGAGACCGCGCGCGCCAGCAGCGGCCGCTCGGACAAGGACACCTTCGCGCTGCGCGAGGCGGCCAATCGCAAGGACAAGGAGATCCTGCGCCTCAAGGCCGAGCTGAACGAGAAGGAGCACGAGCTGGTGGAGCTGCGCGACCGGCAGCTGCAGCTCGAGCAGCAGGGCAACGACGCCACCGCGGAGGTGGCCAAGCGCGACGCGCAGATCAAGACGCTCACCGGCAAGGCGGACCTGCTCACGGCGGAGCGCCGCCGCGTGGACCAGCAGCTCGTGGCCGCCCGCGAGGAGGCGCGCGCCGCCACCGGCAAGCTCGCCGCGCTGCAGGCGGAGCTGGACGGCTTCCACGCCCAGCACGAGTCCAGCCAGGCCGAGCTCGAGGGGCTGCGCAGCCGCGGCGCCGAGCTGGAGGCCGCCGTGGCGAGCGCGCAGTCCGAGCGCGACAGCCTGCGCGACGAGCTGGAGGTCGCGCGCGCCGAGGCCTCGGACGTCCAGGCCCAGCTCGCGGACGCCCAGGCACAGCTGGCCGAGGCCCGCGGCGAGGTGAACGCGCTCGCGGCGAGCGCCGCCGAGGAGGCGGACGGCCTCCGCCTGCGCATCGCGGAGCTCGAGGAGTCCCACGTGCGCCACGAGGACCGCGTGGCCAAGCTCTACGCCCGCATCAAGGCGGACGAGGCCACGCGCGAGCGCGCGAAGAAGGCGCTGGGCATCGCGCAGCAGCTGCTCGAGGAGCAGCCTGCCGGCATCGACGCCGACGAGGAGGCCGCGGCCTAGACAGCCCCGCGGCACCCTCCCCCACACCCCCGGGAACGGACGGCTACTTCTCGTCCTTCTTGGGGGTGTTCTTCTTCTCCAGCTGCTTCTTGGCGAGCTGCTGCACGCCGCTGGGCACCATCTTGTCGCGCGAGAGGTCCTTCACCTCGCTGTCGCGCAGGGTGGAGAGGAACTTCATGGAGACGGCGAGCGGCGTCTTCGGGTTCTTCACCAGCGCGAGCTTCACCGGGTACTTCTTCGTCCACTCGCGGTTTCCGATGATGACGCGCAGCACCTCCTCGTTGATCGCGCGGTTCGCCGCGGCGCCGAGCACCTCGCCGTCCGTGATGCGGGGGCTGCGGATGACGGCCACGGCGACGAGCTTGTTGCTGTCGCGCATGAGCTGACTGCGCGCCTCCTTGTTGCCGAGCGTGGCGAGCTTGATCTTCTCCGAGATGCTCATCTTCATGATGCGCTGGGTGAGGGTGAGCTTCTTGCCCTCCTCCATCGGCGGCGCTTCCTCGTCCGCCACCTCCAGGTCGCGCATCACCTCCTCGGCGGTGGGGCCGGGGTCCGGCGGCCGCGC
Proteins encoded in this window:
- a CDS encoding response regulator; this encodes MSKKILIVESDTALSATLRRALEARGFSVDETTDGKGSVEQVRRDRPELVVLAVELGAGQNGYLICGKLKKDDDLKGVPIIITGNPDGFAQHRKLKAHADDYVSRPVDADLLVERVGALIGFPPAPEGEAELVEDGLDLPGLDEPLSADGLGDFGGEEISVESGDAAAPAAAGDTELDMLDAAFDDISTTVDTTELENHLDGGLAGSALEIDAGEEPVVAPPEGAMEEVDSLPPLESVAGTDDDGALDVFEEELHAEPPAAPPPAPVAERPAPAPLRAVAAPLAAASLGASLPRTGAPAAGLSAADAAELRSLRARVVELQGALEDAQAQAGSAEERSRALEADLEARSAELETARASSGRSDKDTFALREAANRKDKEILRLKAELNEKEHELVELRDRQLQLEQQGNDATAEVAKRDAQIKTLTGKADLLTAERRRVDQQLVAAREEARAATGKLAALQAELDGFHAQHESSQAELEGLRSRGAELEAAVASAQSERDSLRDELEVARAEASDVQAQLADAQAQLAEARGEVNALAASAAEEADGLRLRIAELEESHVRHEDRVAKLYARIKADEATRERAKKALGIAQQLLEEQPAGIDADEEAAA